From Echinicola jeungdonensis, the proteins below share one genomic window:
- a CDS encoding DUF2784 domain-containing protein, whose amino-acid sequence MVFEEIRFLIFADYGFVIFHSGLILFNLLGWYWRATRVWHLWTISLTFASWIVLGIWYGWGYCPLTDWHWQVLEERGVSGLPNSYISYLIQRVTGLGLPGNWVDTMTLILAFCALVMSLKVNFFSAKKQT is encoded by the coding sequence ATGGTGTTTGAGGAAATCCGCTTTTTGATTTTTGCCGATTATGGCTTTGTGATTTTTCACTCTGGACTAATACTGTTCAACCTGTTGGGATGGTATTGGAGAGCTACCAGAGTTTGGCACCTTTGGACCATTTCATTGACTTTTGCTTCCTGGATTGTATTGGGAATTTGGTATGGTTGGGGCTATTGTCCCTTGACGGATTGGCATTGGCAGGTTTTGGAAGAAAGAGGAGTTTCCGGCCTTCCCAATTCCTATATCTCCTATTTAATCCAAAGGGTGACCGGTTTGGGTTTGCCTGGTAATTGGGTGGATACTATGACATTAATTCTGGCGTTTTGTGCCTTAGTAATGTCTCTTAAAGTCAATTTTTTTTCAGCTAAAAAACAAACATAA
- a CDS encoding fasciclin domain-containing protein, with the protein MKFIMTPQAKNLIRLLMIAILGIMTTSCNDDDPAPMSEEKDIVEIVVEGNNFTTLEAAVVEADLVTILEGEGPFTVFAPTDNAFNLFFNENGLSAEELLASPDLSGVLTYHVLDGEVMASNVNPGEGVTVNGASFYLSEDVDGNFWINGSAQIVDTDIDASNGVIHVLDYVIVPPSESIAEIAVSFTNQNNPEFTQLVGALQRADLVGALSDDNGDLTVFAPTDAAFQALYDTNEDWDDFNDIPLETLEAVLLAHVVPVRAFSQDLRQGQEIATLNENAMLTVDLSAGTVGGAALNTSLMNVHATNGVIHVINDVILP; encoded by the coding sequence ATGAAATTTATTATGACACCTCAAGCCAAAAATCTTATCAGGTTACTGATGATTGCCATTTTAGGAATCATGACGACCTCTTGTAATGATGATGATCCTGCTCCAATGTCAGAGGAAAAAGACATTGTGGAAATTGTAGTGGAAGGTAACAACTTCACCACCTTGGAAGCCGCTGTGGTGGAAGCTGATTTAGTGACCATTCTAGAAGGAGAGGGACCGTTCACGGTTTTTGCTCCAACGGATAATGCATTTAATTTATTTTTTAATGAAAATGGGTTGAGTGCGGAAGAGTTATTGGCCAGTCCCGATTTGTCAGGAGTGTTGACTTATCATGTGCTGGATGGAGAAGTGATGGCCTCAAATGTTAATCCAGGGGAAGGTGTTACGGTGAATGGGGCAAGCTTTTATTTAAGTGAAGATGTGGATGGAAACTTTTGGATCAATGGTAGTGCCCAGATTGTGGATACAGATATTGATGCCTCTAATGGTGTAATCCATGTTTTGGATTATGTGATTGTTCCTCCCAGTGAATCTATTGCCGAAATTGCCGTAAGTTTTACCAACCAGAATAACCCTGAATTTACGCAGTTGGTGGGAGCTTTACAGCGGGCTGATTTAGTAGGGGCCCTAAGTGATGATAATGGGGATCTAACCGTCTTTGCTCCAACAGATGCTGCTTTCCAGGCGCTTTATGATACCAATGAAGATTGGGATGATTTCAATGATATTCCATTAGAAACTTTGGAAGCGGTGCTCTTGGCTCATGTAGTTCCTGTTAGGGCATTTTCTCAGGATTTAAGGCAAGGCCAGGAAATTGCCACCCTCAATGAAAATGCTATGCTAACGGTAGATTTAAGTGCTGGAACGGTAGGTGGCGCTGCATTGAATACCTCCTTGATGAATGTACATGCTACCAATGGCGTGATCCATGTCATCAATGATGTGATTTTGCCCTAA